The following are encoded together in the Equus quagga isolate Etosha38 chromosome 1, UCLA_HA_Equagga_1.0, whole genome shotgun sequence genome:
- the LOC124225492 gene encoding serine protease 44-like, which translates to MASRGGSLGLVLWLLLFQPRLREAQAGGREAHGGLTPPPPSLPPSEAGCEDPGATLRTPPPEGVPGASGAPDSPVAAVSPVSVAFSPGDSDSYKALAAAQTPAPTETATKLFPSACGHRRMRIVGGMPAPEAKWPWQVSLQVDDNHICGGSLITNWWVLTAAHCIFGHLEYTVKMGDVKVTHTSEMAVKVPVRDIVIHRDYTTFGLIENDIALALLALPMNYSSHIQPICLPEKTFMVPGETECWVTGWGSLRENGSKAPVHLQEAEQTIIRYDKCNKKLKKLLERESNVVREGVVCAYNNKGKDSCKGDSGGPLVCEFNDTWFQVGIVSWGFGCGHKGFPGVYTEVSFYKEWIIKQMSQASSRDSTGFFIIPLCLVLPLGILATL; encoded by the exons ATGGCGTCCCGAGGCGGCTCCCTGGGCCTCGTGCTTTGGCTCCTGCTCTTTCAGCCCCGGCTCAGGGAGGCGCAGGCTGGCGGTCGAGAGGCGCACGGGGGGCTGACGCCGCCCCCACCCTCTCTGCCCCCGTCGGAGGCCGGCTGCGAGGATCCCGGGGCGACCCTGCGGACGCCGCCTCCTGAAGGGGTTCCGGGGGCCTCTGGGGCCCCCGACTCCCCTGTGGCCGCGGTGTCCCCTGTTTCGGTGGCGTTttccccaggtgactctgattCCTACAAGGCTCTGGCAGCCGCACAGACCCCAGCACCAACAGAGACCGCAACAAAGCTGTTTCCTTCAG CATGTGGCCATCGAAGAATGAGGATAGTTGGGGGAATGCCAGCCCCAGAGGCGAAGTGGCCCTGGCAGGTGAGCCTGCAGGTCGATGATAATCACATATGTGGAGGCTCCCTCATCACCAATTGGTGGGTGCTGACCGCAGCCCACTGCATATTTGG CCATCTGGAATACACGGTGAAGATGGGAGATGTAAAAGTGACACATACCTCTGAAATGGCGGTCAAGGTCCCAGTCCGAGACATCGTTATCCACAGAGATTATACTACTTTTGGATTAATCGAAAATGACATTGCCCTTGCTCTGCTTGCCTTGCCTATGAATTACTCCTCGCATATCCAGCCTATATGCCTCCCTGAAAAGACTTTCATGGTGCCAGGTGAAACGGAGTGCTGGGTGACTGGATGGGGAAGCCTAAGAGAAAACG GATCTAAAGCTCCAGTGCACCTTCAGGAAGCTGAGCAGACCATCATACGCTATGACAAATGTAACAAGAAATTGAAGAAACTGCTCGAAAGGGAGAGTAATGTGGTTAGGGAAGGGGTTGTCTGTGCTTACAACAACAAAGGAAAGGATTCCTGCAAG ggaGATTCTGGGGGTCCCCTGGTCTGTGAATTTAATGACACGTGGTTCCAAGTGGGGATTGTGAGCTGGGGCTTTGGCTGTGGTCACAAAGGATTTCCTGGAGTTTATACAGAAGTTAGTTTCTACAAGGAGTGGATCATTAAGCAAATGAGTCAGGCTTCTTCTCGGGACTCAACAGGCTTCTTCATCATACCCCTGTGTCTGGTGCTGCCCCTGGGCATCCTGGCAACCCTGTGA